The following coding sequences are from one Lolium rigidum isolate FL_2022 chromosome 6, APGP_CSIRO_Lrig_0.1, whole genome shotgun sequence window:
- the LOC124660577 gene encoding fasciclin-like arabinogalactan protein 4, with translation MGRASPPAPVLALGVLVLLAALPSPAAGVNVTAVLAAFPNFSDFTRLLASSPVAAELAGRSSLTLLAVPNANLPRSPSAFAAASGADLADVLRYHVLLEYLSPSDLARLPASGKLVTTLFQTTGRAPSDFGAVNLTAVAAAGSNSTTVVVRSPSPSPGPSNATVLGAVTSEPYNISVLAVGGLIVPSGLDIAASGSETRPSPAVNITRVLFDARGFNVAASMLEASGVADDLEADERGAGVTVFVPTDDAFADLPATDRLQSLPADRKAVVLRFHVLHSYYPLGSLQSIVNPVQPTLATESAEAGRFTLNITRFNGSVAIDTGVVQATITRTVFDQNPVAVFAVSKVLLPKEMFGRGSTDAAAGAAAAPPASKSPDVPGGVGTRPAKLFSPPALHGGTDIKPSSASARASANWRCIGLLYLSLLLLPLV, from the coding sequence ATGGGGAGAGCTTCCCCTCCCGCTCCAGTCCTCGCGCTCGGGGTGCTCGTCTTACTCGCCGCGCTGCCTTCCCCGGCGGCCGGGGTCAACGTGACGGCCGTGCTCGCGGCGTTCCCCAACTTCTCCGACTTCACGCGGCTGCTGGCGTCCAGCCCGGTGGCCGCCGAGCTGGCCGGGCGGTCGTCGCTGACGCTGCTGGCCGTGCCGAACGCCAACCTGCCGCGCTCGCCCTCCGCATTCGCCGCGGCCTCCGGCGCCGACCTCGCCGACGTGCTGCGCTACCACGTCCTCCTCGAGTACCTCTCCCCGTCCGACCTCGCCCGCCTCCCCGCCTCGGGGAAGCTCGTCACCACGCTGTTCCAGACCACCGGGCGCGCGCCCTCCGACTTCGGCGCCGTCAACCTCACGGCCGTGGCAGCCGCGGGCAGCAACTCCACCACCGTCGTCGTCCGCTCACCGTCCCCGTccccggggccgtcgaacgccacCGTCCTCGGCGCCGTCACCTCGGAACCCTACAACATCAGCGTGCTCGCGGTGGGCGGCCTCATCGTGCCCTCCGGCCTCGACATCGCGGCCTCCGGCTCCGAGACGCGCCCGTCGCCCGCGGTCAACATCACGCGCGTCCTCTTCGACGCGCGGGGCTTCAACGTGGCCGCGTCCATGCTGGAGGCCTCGGGCGTCGCGGACGACCTCGAGGCCGACGAGCGCGGGGCCGGGGTCACCGTCTTCGTCCCCACCGACGACGCCTTCGCCGACCTCCCGGCCACCGACCGCCTCCAGTCCCTCCCCGCCGACCGCAAGGCCGTCGTGCTGCGCTTCCACGTGCTGCACTCCTACTACCCGCTCGGCTCCCTCCAGTCCATCGTCAACCCCGTCCAGCCCACGCTCGCCACCGAGTCCGCCGAGGCCGGCCGCTTCACGCTCAACATCACGCGCTTCAACGGCTCCGTCGCCATCGACACCGGCGTcgtgcaggccaccatcacccgcACCGTCTTCGACCAGAACCCCGTCGCCGTCTTCGCCGTCTCCAAGGTTCTGCTGCCCAAGGAAATGTTCGGCCGGGGGAGCACCGATGCCGCCGCGGGGGCTGCTGCGGCGCCTCCGGCCAGCAAATCCCCGGACGTCCCTGGTGGCGTGGGGACGCGGCCGGCGAAGCTCTTCTCGCCGCCAGCCCTGCACGGCGGCACGGACATCAAGCCATCGTCGGCGTCGGCAAGGGCATCGGCAAATTGGCGGTGTATAGGATTGCTCTACCTGTCACTATTGCTCCTACCTCTGGTATGA